Sequence from the Chrysiogenia bacterium genome:
CATGAGCCGACAGCTTTGTATCAACAATTTCATCGCCGTCATCTGTCACCTCGGTCGCGTTGGCGAAGAACACGCCGCCTGGAGTGATGCGCTCGGGCTTTTGCAGCCACTTTTTGAGCCACTCTGCCCGGTATTTCTGCCCCGCGTAATAGAGCGGAGGTCCCTTGCGGTTCATGCGCTCGTCGATGGTGAGAAATTCGTCATCCGGTTTCTTCACTGCATGGCATTCAGCACAGGACTTGAGAACAATTTGCTCACCGGTATCGCCGGCTTGCGCGGGGCCCGCCGGGAGCACCAACGCGCCGAGCAGAAGACACACCAATCCCGTCAATGTCGGATGTTTCCACATTGCAGGCATCTCCTATCGAAGAATCAGGTTGCCGTTGCGCCCCTTTTCGGGATCCGCTTCGTCGTTGTTGAGGATGACCGTGATGGCACCGTTGAGCGCGTGCTTCATCTGGTGGTCCACGATCGCATTGTTCGTGGCACGATCAGCCGGGCTCACAAGATCGACCGTCAGGCCATGCGCCGCGGGAATATTCACTGTCTGCATTCCATAGAGAATGTTCTTGGGGTTGCCATTTTCCCAGACGCGGTCCCAGATTCCGGCAATGGGATGCAGCGCCACCGATTCATTGATCTGGGCATTCACGTAGTAGAGGCGAACGCGCTCACCGGGTTTCGATTCGAGCGCTACGGACGCGTTGGCATCGTGAACCGGATCGTAGTGGAAGAGCTTACCGTTGATCAGTGCGCCGACCCACTTCTCGTTGTTTTTGCGCTCCTCGGCGCTGCTTCCATCGGCGAAGAGATCGCCCTGCACGATGATGTATTCACGATCGGGCTTGGGGTAGTCCGCGCTATAGCCCTCACGCGGATCAACGATGATGACACCGTACATCCCGCGCGAGATATGCTCCGCCATGGAACTGGCGCCGCAGTGATAAATAAAGACGCCGGGATAGTCGGCACGGAACTGAAAGTTCTTCGAGTCACCGGGTTTTACCTCGGCAAACTCGTTGAGCACATCGACGCGGGCGGCATGGAAGTCCATCGAGTGGCTCTGCTTGTTGGATGGGTCATTGTTCAGGGTGAAGTCGACCAGATCGCCCTGGCGAACACGCACCAGCGGCCCCGGAATGGTGCCACCGAAGGTCCACATTCGCTGGGTATTGCCGGCATTGTCGACCGCCAGCGAGAGTTCTTTGACCGTGATCTCGACTTTTTGGACCGTTGCCTCACCGGCGCCCTTCGCAAACGAGCCCGCACAACCTGCAAGGATTCCAGCGATCAGAACTACCGCCACTCCCGATGGAATAGATTTCTTCAGTATTTTCAGCATGTTTCGCTCCCCTGTTGCATCATGTAAGATGTATTTGAAATGCATATTATTGGATAGAATGATGCATTTCAACTACATTTTATCTGTCCGGGCCACTCTATGGTCATCCCGTGCATACTGCGCGTACGGAAGCCGCCTGAGTGTGCTCACAGGATTCTGGAGACGCGGCTGCAGGAGAGTTCCCCGTGCAGGTCAGCAAAACAACGGATTTCGCCCTCCGGGTGCTGCTGTATGCAGGCTCGAATCCCGATGAGCTTGTCACCCAGGCACAGATGGCCGAATTTTTTGATATTTCCCACGAACACCTGAGGAAAGTGGTCCACGAACTGGGCCAGCACGGATTCCTCAAGACCTACCGGGGCCGCGGCGGCGGACTGCAGCTCGGTCGGACGCCCGACAAGATCAATCTCGGCGAAGTCGTCGATCTGTTTGAGAGACGCGGCCCCATCATTGCCTGCGAAAAACTCGAATGCCCACTTGCCCGGCGCTGCTACCTCAAGGACATTCTCGAAGAAGGCAGCAACGCCTTCATCGATACCATCAGAAAATACACACTGGCCGACGTACTTGAAGA
This genomic interval carries:
- a CDS encoding multicopper oxidase domain-containing protein; translation: MLKILKKSIPSGVAVVLIAGILAGCAGSFAKGAGEATVQKVEITVKELSLAVDNAGNTQRMWTFGGTIPGPLVRVRQGDLVDFTLNNDPSNKQSHSMDFHAARVDVLNEFAEVKPGDSKNFQFRADYPGVFIYHCGASSMAEHISRGMYGVIIVDPREGYSADYPKPDREYIIVQGDLFADGSSAEERKNNEKWVGALINGKLFHYDPVHDANASVALESKPGERVRLYYVNAQINESVALHPIAGIWDRVWENGNPKNILYGMQTVNIPAAHGLTVDLVSPADRATNNAIVDHQMKHALNGAITVILNNDEADPEKGRNGNLILR
- a CDS encoding Rrf2 family transcriptional regulator translates to MQVSKTTDFALRVLLYAGSNPDELVTQAQMAEFFDISHEHLRKVVHELGQHGFLKTYRGRGGGLQLGRTPDKINLGEVVDLFERRGPIIACEKLECPLARRCYLKDILEEGSNAFIDTIRKYTLADVLEDRRNPRALMVR